A window of Pedococcus badiiscoriae genomic DNA:
CAGGGCGGCGAGCCGGGCGCGCACGTCCAGGACAGCGGGGCCGTGGCTGCCGAGGCCGAGCAGGCCGTTCTTGCTGTCGGACACACGGCCTCCTCAGGTGATCGGCGTTCGGCCCGGTGTATGGGCTGGTGGATGGCGTTTGCGCAGGTCAGCGGTGGTGCACCGGGGTCACGGAGCATGGTGGCCGACGCCCGAGCCTAAGTCAGAACGCGGCCACGGACCAACCGGACCAGGTCGCCCGTGGACGCCCTGACTGGCATGCCCTCGGCGCGAAGGACGGCCCGACGAGCACGCGGGTAGACGACGACGCCGGCCGCGCCCGGAGGGGGCGCGGCCGGCATACCGCCAGAGGGTGGGTCAGCCGAGGTAGTCGGCGAGCTCGCGCACGAGCTTCGGCTTGGGCATCGCACCCACGAGGGTCTTCACGACCTCGCCACCGACGTAGACGTTGAGCGTCGGGATGCCGGTGATGCCGTAGCGGCTGCTCACCGCGAGGTTCTCGTCGGTGTTGAGCTTGACGATGTCGATCTTGTCGGCGTGCGCGACGGCCAGCTCCTCGAGGACCGGGGCGACGGCGCGACACGGGCCGCACCAGGGTGCCCAGAAGTCCACCAGGACCGGCTTGTCGTTCTGGAGGACGTCGACCTCGAAGGTTGCGTCCGTGGTGTCCTTGATGGCTCCCACTCGGGGGCTCCTTTCGGTGGTGCTGTGGTTGGGGGTCGGATCAGTGGGTGAGGGCGGGCTCGTCGGTCAGCGCGGCGTCGCTCGCGGGGGCGCCGGCGTGCTCGCGGGCGGCCAGGAAGCGCTCGGCGTCCAGGGCCGCGGCACAGCCCGAACCAGCGGCCGTGATGGCCTGCCGGTACGTGTGGTCCACGAGGTCGCCGGAGGCGAAGACGCCCGGCAGGTTGGTCAGCGTGGTCCGACCCCGGACGAGCACGTAGCCCTCGTCGTCGAGCTCGACCGAGCCCTTGACGAGCTCGCTGCGCGGGTCGTGCCCGATGGCGACGAACAGGCCGGTGACAGGCAGCTCGCGGGTCTCGCCGGTCACGGTGTCGCGCAGCGTGATCCCGGTCAGCTTGGCGTCACCGTGGATGGCCTCGACGGCGGAGTTCCAGGCGAACTTGATCTTCTCGTTCGACAGGGCGCGTTCGGCCATGATCTTGGAGGCCCGCAGCTTGTCGCGGCGGTGCACGATGGTCACCGAGCGGGCGAACTTGGTGAGGAAGGTGGCCTCCTCGACGGCCGAGTCCCCGCCGCCGACGACGGCGATGTCCTGGTCGCGGAAGAAGAAGCCGTCACAGGTCGCACACCACGACACCCCGTGGCCGGAGAGCCGCTTCTCGTCGGGCAGGCCGAGCTCACGGTAGGCCGACCCCATCGCGAGGATCACGGCGTGCGCCCGGTAGGTGTTGCCCTCGGCATCGGTGACGGTCTTGACGTCTCCCTCGAGGGACACGGACTCGACGTCGTCGGTGATGATCTCGGCGCCGAACCGCTCAGCCTGGGCCCGCATGTTCTCCATCAGGTCGGGACCCATGATGCCGTCGCGGAAGCCGGGGAAGTTCTCGACCTCGGTGGTGTTCATCAGCGCGCCACCAGCGGTGACGGCGCCCTCGAACAGCAGCGGCTTGAGGTTGGCCCGAGCCGCGTAGACGGCGGCGGTGTAGCCCGCTGGACCGGAGCCGATGATGATCAGACTGCGGATGTCGGCAGGTGCGGTGGTGCTCACGCGGTTACAGCCCCTTGTGGTCGAGAAGGCGGTGCACCGCTACATACGGTGCCTGTGTCTGCAACCGATCGTAGGCCCTCGATGTTCCCCACCGGTGCGCCGTGCCACGACGCGCCGAACAGCTGCCGCCCCGCTTCAGAGCCGCCCCCCGCGCGCCCTGCGCGCCGTGCGCCTGCTCAGGGGATCGCGAGCGGCCCGGCCAGCACCAAGGGGTGCGTGGCGTCGCAGGCCGGGGACACGGCATACACGGTCCGCCGGGTGCCGCTGGTCACCACGGCGACGACGGCGGGGGCCCCGTCGAGGGTCGCGATGTCACCGCGCACCGCCATCCAGGCCTTCACCCCCAGGGCGGTGAGGCAGGCGCGCAGGCCGAGCGCGCTCTGCGCGGCTGCAGCCCCGTTCGCCTTGGGGGCCGCGCCGCTCTCCAGGACGCCGTGGACGGCCGTGCGAGCCTGGGTAGCGAGGCGGGCGGCGGTGTAGGCCGTGCCGCTGGTCCCCAGCACGACCGGACCGAGCGCCCCGCCGGC
This region includes:
- the trxA gene encoding thioredoxin, with protein sequence MGAIKDTTDATFEVDVLQNDKPVLVDFWAPWCGPCRAVAPVLEELAVAHADKIDIVKLNTDENLAVSSRYGITGIPTLNVYVGGEVVKTLVGAMPKPKLVRELADYLG
- the trxB gene encoding thioredoxin-disulfide reductase, which codes for MSTTAPADIRSLIIIGSGPAGYTAAVYAARANLKPLLFEGAVTAGGALMNTTEVENFPGFRDGIMGPDLMENMRAQAERFGAEIITDDVESVSLEGDVKTVTDAEGNTYRAHAVILAMGSAYRELGLPDEKRLSGHGVSWCATCDGFFFRDQDIAVVGGGDSAVEEATFLTKFARSVTIVHRRDKLRASKIMAERALSNEKIKFAWNSAVEAIHGDAKLTGITLRDTVTGETRELPVTGLFVAIGHDPRSELVKGSVELDDEGYVLVRGRTTLTNLPGVFASGDLVDHTYRQAITAAGSGCAAALDAERFLAAREHAGAPASDAALTDEPALTH